The following are encoded in a window of Halosolutus halophilus genomic DNA:
- a CDS encoding archaea-specific SMC-related protein, whose amino-acid sequence MSVEQSKQKVQLNVENIGGIEKTSVTFSPGVTLLVGRNATNRTSLLQAIIAALGSDNVSVKGDADEATVEMTVDGETYTRTLNRVNGHITASGDPYLEDSTLADLFAFLLESNEARRAVANSDDLREIIMRPVDTEEIQAEIERLVQQRRNVDQELEEIESLKKQLPSLEEERTRLRDRIDKVESELAETEAELDSKDADLKQTREEKAELEEKLSSLREKRSELEDIRFDIETERDSLGSLRSEKQELDEELSKLPEAPVGEIEELDTRIDRLRTQHQQLNSEISECRSVIQFNEEMMEETNNEIMAVLGSDEAVTDQLLPEETTTCWTCGTEVDIDQIEATVDRLREYSQQKVRESKEIQDELDELKEKQRELEQQQRRRENVQERLAEIEDEIESTEENIDELSDQKEALRDEIAEIETAVEDLEDDSYEEILDLHKEANQLEYDLGKLEGDLERIETEIVEIEDQISRDDELKADREDLTEQISDLRTKIDRIEQQAVDEFNEHMATVLNLLEYENLDRIWIERVEREVREGRKKVAKSQFDLHVIRQTENNATYEDSIDHLSESEREVTGLIFALAGYLAHEVYDIVPLMTLDSLEAIDSERIANLVEYLSEYNDYLLVALLPEDAASLDGNYNRVTEI is encoded by the coding sequence ATGAGCGTTGAACAATCAAAGCAGAAGGTTCAGCTCAACGTCGAGAACATCGGTGGAATCGAGAAAACGTCGGTAACGTTCTCACCTGGTGTGACTCTCCTCGTTGGCCGGAATGCGACGAATCGAACGTCCCTCCTGCAAGCAATAATTGCGGCACTCGGCAGCGACAATGTGTCGGTCAAAGGAGACGCCGATGAAGCAACAGTCGAGATGACTGTTGATGGTGAAACATATACGCGAACCCTCAATCGAGTGAACGGCCATATCACGGCTAGCGGTGACCCATATCTGGAGGACTCGACCCTCGCAGATCTCTTCGCATTCTTACTCGAATCGAATGAGGCTCGCCGAGCCGTTGCAAATAGTGATGATCTTCGGGAGATCATAATGCGGCCGGTCGACACAGAAGAAATTCAAGCAGAAATCGAACGGTTGGTCCAACAGCGGCGGAACGTCGATCAGGAACTCGAGGAGATCGAGTCGCTAAAAAAACAGCTCCCGTCGCTCGAAGAGGAGCGAACGAGACTCCGGGATCGAATCGACAAGGTCGAGTCGGAACTCGCCGAGACAGAGGCCGAACTGGACTCCAAAGACGCAGACCTCAAACAGACACGCGAGGAGAAGGCGGAACTCGAAGAGAAACTCTCGTCTCTCCGCGAGAAGCGATCCGAACTCGAAGATATCCGATTCGATATCGAGACTGAGCGTGACAGCCTCGGCTCGCTCCGCAGCGAGAAACAGGAACTCGACGAGGAGCTGTCGAAACTCCCGGAGGCCCCCGTCGGCGAGATCGAAGAACTGGACACCCGTATCGATCGCCTCCGGACACAGCACCAGCAACTCAATTCCGAGATCAGCGAGTGTCGGAGTGTGATCCAGTTCAACGAAGAAATGATGGAAGAGACAAACAACGAAATTATGGCCGTACTCGGCTCGGACGAGGCGGTTACGGACCAACTCCTACCCGAAGAGACGACGACCTGCTGGACCTGCGGGACCGAAGTCGATATCGATCAGATCGAAGCGACGGTCGATCGCCTTCGGGAATACTCCCAACAGAAGGTCCGAGAGTCGAAAGAGATTCAAGACGAACTGGACGAGTTAAAGGAGAAACAGCGCGAACTCGAGCAACAGCAGCGTCGTCGTGAAAACGTCCAGGAGCGACTTGCAGAGATCGAAGACGAGATCGAATCCACTGAAGAGAATATCGATGAGCTTTCCGATCAGAAGGAGGCGTTGCGGGACGAAATTGCCGAGATCGAAACTGCAGTCGAAGACCTCGAAGACGATTCCTACGAAGAAATTCTCGATCTCCATAAGGAAGCGAACCAGTTAGAGTATGACCTCGGAAAACTCGAAGGGGACCTAGAACGGATCGAGACAGAAATAGTGGAAATCGAGGACCAGATCTCCAGAGATGACGAACTCAAGGCCGATCGAGAGGACCTCACCGAGCAAATCTCGGACCTGCGCACGAAAATCGATCGGATCGAACAACAAGCCGTCGACGAGTTCAACGAGCACATGGCTACTGTGTTGAATCTGCTTGAGTACGAGAACCTCGATCGAATCTGGATCGAGCGAGTTGAACGGGAAGTTCGCGAAGGAAGGAAAAAAGTAGCGAAGAGTCAGTTCGATCTCCACGTGATCCGTCAGACCGAGAATAACGCGACTTACGAGGATAGCATCGATCACCTGAGTGAGAGCGAGCGCGAGGTGACTGGCCTAATCTTCGCTCTCGCGGGGTATCTGGCACACGAGGTCTATGACATCGTCCCCCTGATGACACTGGACTCTCTGGAAGCGATCGACTCTGAACGCATTGCGAATCTGGTTGAATACCTCTCGGAATACAATGACTACCTCTTAGTCGCGCTACTTCCGGAAGACGCTGCAAGTCTGGACGGTAATTACAATCGGGTTACAGAAATATAA
- the rdfA gene encoding rod-determining factor RdfA, with protein sequence MGTLEDKTEHRTKVSRLIDKYDLGNLGEELEHMWTAEGNERRSLRQLSTLFNKRLLRSAIEDSEFETVSGELDSIYQQIQGEKGSPADQTRTRRQLERDGVVVESVESDFVTYQAIRSYLKKERNAEYEPADDPIERDKTSIQQLRNRTAAVTETKLEGLDKADQIELGPHQVTVDINVFCENCGRQFDVTEILDQKGCGCAE encoded by the coding sequence ATGGGAACTTTAGAGGACAAAACTGAACACCGGACTAAAGTTAGCCGACTCATTGACAAATATGATCTCGGGAATTTAGGCGAAGAACTCGAACATATGTGGACTGCAGAGGGCAATGAGCGCAGAAGTTTACGACAATTATCAACCTTATTTAATAAGCGCCTTCTTCGATCTGCAATAGAAGATTCAGAATTCGAAACCGTTAGCGGAGAATTAGACAGCATTTATCAGCAAATTCAGGGAGAAAAAGGCTCGCCAGCCGACCAGACACGCACCCGACGGCAACTCGAACGGGACGGAGTCGTAGTTGAATCAGTAGAGTCAGATTTCGTCACGTATCAGGCTATCAGATCGTACCTGAAGAAGGAACGAAACGCTGAGTACGAACCAGCAGACGATCCGATCGAACGAGACAAAACGAGCATTCAACAGCTCCGCAACCGGACGGCGGCAGTGACCGAAACGAAGCTTGAGGGACTCGATAAAGCCGATCAGATCGAGCTGGGACCACATCAGGTAACGGTCGACATTAACGTGTTCTGTGAGAATTGTGGACGACAGTTCGACGTGACCGAAATCCTGGATCAGAAAGGCTGTGGATGCGCGGAATAA
- a CDS encoding IclR family transcriptional regulator: protein MGQDVSVNTAKRTLDLLEHVGRYDGVTFSEVMEAMDMPKSTAHDYLQTLLTLGYLIESDGKYHLSTKFLDLGEQRRRDMAIYQAARPNIRKLARETGEHSSLMIEENGRGVLLDTAIGDEAVSLNVRPGQRLPLTTTAPGKAILAHLPDQRIEDILDKHGLPIATPNTIIDREDLFDELDSIEQRGYALDLEEHVEGIRSIGAPIVVRGTVVGAIGLGGPVRRFSDERLADEFPELLLEAANVIEVNYLHS from the coding sequence ATGGGACAAGATGTATCGGTCAATACGGCCAAGCGGACGCTTGATCTCCTTGAGCACGTCGGACGGTACGACGGCGTGACGTTCTCTGAGGTGATGGAGGCAATGGATATGCCGAAAAGTACTGCACACGACTATCTCCAGACGCTGCTCACGCTGGGATATCTCATCGAATCCGACGGCAAGTATCATCTGAGCACAAAGTTTCTTGACCTCGGCGAACAGCGCCGCCGAGACATGGCAATATATCAGGCGGCACGTCCAAATATCCGAAAACTCGCCCGCGAAACCGGGGAGCACTCGTCGTTGATGATCGAAGAAAATGGACGTGGCGTGTTGCTCGACACCGCCATCGGCGATGAGGCGGTAAGTCTCAATGTCCGACCCGGTCAGCGACTTCCTCTCACTACCACCGCGCCAGGGAAAGCGATCCTGGCCCACCTCCCCGACCAACGTATTGAAGACATCCTTGACAAGCACGGACTTCCGATAGCGACGCCGAACACGATAATCGACCGCGAAGATCTCTTTGACGAACTCGACAGCATCGAACAACGTGGCTACGCACTGGATCTAGAAGAACACGTCGAGGGCATCCGATCTATCGGCGCTCCGATAGTGGTTCGAGGGACCGTCGTCGGCGCAATCGGCCTCGGGGGCCCCGTCAGAAGGTTCTCAGACGAACGTCTCGCCGACGAGTTCCCGGAGTTGCTGTTGGAGGCGGCCAACGTGATCGAGGTCAACTATCTGCACTCTTGA
- a CDS encoding HalOD1 output domain-containing protein, which translates to MYDAIDPEALDSLIKPVATGPSSLEIRFTYAGQRIIIEGRGAISVENYRMGQGVIVVADTDDSMDWFSRRYRYILFSLAFRYLNTADRRRPNVFTVSG; encoded by the coding sequence TTGTATGATGCGATTGATCCCGAGGCGCTGGATTCGCTTATCAAGCCCGTCGCGACGGGCCCGTCGTCTCTGGAAATCCGATTCACATACGCAGGACAGCGAATTATAATCGAGGGAAGAGGGGCTATTAGTGTCGAAAATTATCGAATGGGGCAGGGAGTGATCGTAGTAGCTGATACTGACGATAGCATGGATTGGTTCTCCCGCAGATACCGTTATATCCTGTTCTCCCTCGCTTTTCGTTATCTGAACACTGCCGACCGCCGGAGACCGAATGTATTTACGGTCTCCGGATAA
- a CDS encoding cupin domain-containing protein yields the protein MYTKLNLDDAEWRTRTDREPAVKTLGYEMKQADGERPVQMRFNYFHYDAGDVVRRHKQVEQEEVFYFEQGRGVVEVDGEEFPYEAGDVVVIDPGPWRQITAKEETRIFAVGAPNVADDAIFEDELDKTDDV from the coding sequence ATGTACACTAAACTCAACCTCGACGACGCGGAGTGGCGCACACGGACCGACCGCGAACCTGCCGTGAAGACCCTCGGCTACGAAATGAAGCAAGCCGACGGAGAGCGGCCGGTCCAAATGCGATTCAACTACTTTCATTACGATGCCGGCGACGTCGTGCGCCGACATAAACAAGTGGAACAGGAGGAGGTATTCTACTTCGAGCAGGGACGTGGTGTGGTGGAGGTCGACGGCGAGGAGTTCCCGTATGAAGCCGGAGACGTTGTCGTGATCGATCCTGGTCCGTGGCGTCAGATCACTGCCAAAGAAGAGACGCGAATATTCGCAGTCGGCGCACCGAACGTCGCCGACGACGCAATCTTCGAAGACGAACTGGACAAGACGGACGACGTCTGA
- a CDS encoding TIGR03619 family F420-dependent LLM class oxidoreductase, with protein sequence MVNQSDVEFGVMLSATSNDYGIADADLPGVFRETARTLENNDFDVVVAGDHIAYPDEIPTDYEFSKSGEPPFTSETSVYEVFQVLSHLAAVTDDLALGTNVVAAPYRHPITLTKHVLTLESLSNGRADLGVAPGWLSTEFDALGVPFDERGSRTDEFLEVFSRACSEGKFAYDGRHVSFDEIGFYPAPDRDIPVWIGGHSGATFRRVAEYGTGWSTLWDSPDEVESARERIMNAWTDYNRSGDPEIAVLRPVNVGGDSNHLLSGSPDDIIEDVEAYVDAGVTRIIVDFFTTDVDEQHEQIEAVGDDVIPSF encoded by the coding sequence ATGGTCAACCAATCCGACGTCGAGTTTGGCGTAATGCTGTCGGCCACCAGTAACGACTACGGGATCGCCGATGCGGACCTTCCTGGTGTATTCCGGGAAACGGCGCGAACGCTCGAGAATAACGACTTCGACGTGGTCGTCGCCGGCGACCACATCGCCTATCCCGACGAGATTCCGACCGACTACGAGTTCTCGAAGTCCGGTGAACCGCCCTTCACCTCCGAAACGAGCGTCTACGAGGTATTCCAGGTTCTCTCCCACCTCGCGGCGGTCACCGATGACCTCGCGCTCGGGACGAACGTGGTGGCAGCGCCCTACCGACACCCGATCACACTGACGAAGCACGTCCTCACGCTCGAGTCGCTCTCGAACGGCCGGGCCGACCTCGGCGTCGCACCAGGCTGGCTCAGTACCGAGTTCGACGCTCTCGGCGTCCCGTTCGACGAACGTGGTTCACGGACCGACGAGTTTCTCGAGGTCTTCTCGCGGGCCTGTTCGGAGGGGAAGTTCGCATACGACGGTCGGCACGTTTCCTTCGACGAGATCGGCTTCTATCCGGCGCCCGACCGCGACATCCCCGTCTGGATCGGAGGCCACTCCGGGGCGACGTTCCGTCGGGTTGCCGAGTACGGGACCGGCTGGTCGACTCTATGGGATAGCCCGGACGAAGTTGAGTCCGCCCGCGAACGGATCATGAACGCGTGGACCGACTACAACCGATCCGGTGACCCCGAAATCGCCGTCTTGCGTCCGGTGAACGTCGGCGGCGATAGCAACCATCTCCTTTCTGGTTCGCCCGACGACATCATTGAGGATGTGGAGGCGTACGTCGACGCCGGCGTCACGCGGATCATCGTCGACTTCTTCACTACCGACGTCGACGAACAGCATGAACAGATCGAAGCAGTCGGCGACGACGTAATTCCCTCGTTTTGA
- a CDS encoding acyl-CoA dehydrogenase family protein has product MTSLPGLEPHHEEFRTRVQEFADETVRPVVEEHEREGRFPVDLVDDLVDAGLYGITIPEEYGGEGLDNRSFQIAVEELSRVWKIPAGIVSVTCSLVGTSLAKFGADWQREEWLREIVETGQVTALSLTEPEAGSDAAALETSARRDGDEYVIDGHKVWTSHGEVADFLIVVARTDNDGEHGDVSLIGIPNPQEVDGVEFVRDIPCMEGDAVVENEIKYEGARVPVENVVGEEGRGFKYIMSALDIGRIGAASQGVGIAQGAMDESIAFADEREQFGQPIREFQGVSFKLADMASSVQAARLLTIWAAQNLDAGHRVSQQAAMAKTFATDVAMDVTTEAVQIHGSRGYSKDYPVERYMREAKGTQIYEGTNEVNRQVIAQHLYDD; this is encoded by the coding sequence ATGACGAGTCTTCCTGGACTGGAGCCGCACCACGAGGAGTTTCGAACGCGCGTGCAAGAGTTCGCCGATGAGACGGTTCGTCCCGTCGTCGAGGAACACGAGCGCGAGGGGCGTTTTCCGGTCGACTTGGTCGACGACCTTGTCGATGCCGGGCTGTACGGGATCACGATCCCCGAGGAGTACGGTGGTGAAGGCCTCGACAACCGGTCATTCCAGATCGCCGTCGAGGAACTCTCCCGCGTCTGGAAGATTCCGGCTGGGATCGTCTCGGTTACCTGCTCGCTGGTCGGCACGTCCCTCGCGAAATTCGGTGCGGATTGGCAACGCGAGGAGTGGCTCCGAGAAATCGTCGAGACGGGCCAGGTGACCGCGCTCTCGCTGACTGAACCTGAGGCCGGCAGCGACGCGGCGGCCCTCGAAACTAGCGCACGGCGAGACGGCGACGAGTACGTCATCGACGGCCACAAGGTATGGACCTCTCATGGCGAGGTGGCCGACTTCCTGATCGTGGTTGCACGGACCGACAACGACGGAGAACACGGTGACGTGAGTCTCATCGGAATTCCCAACCCCCAGGAGGTCGACGGCGTTGAGTTCGTCCGGGACATCCCCTGCATGGAGGGAGATGCCGTGGTCGAGAACGAGATCAAGTACGAGGGTGCGCGCGTACCGGTCGAGAACGTTGTTGGTGAGGAAGGCCGTGGATTCAAGTACATCATGAGCGCTCTCGACATCGGACGTATCGGCGCTGCCTCACAGGGCGTCGGTATCGCCCAAGGCGCGATGGACGAGAGCATCGCGTTCGCCGACGAACGCGAGCAGTTCGGTCAGCCGATCCGTGAGTTCCAGGGCGTTTCGTTCAAGCTCGCGGACATGGCGTCCTCCGTTCAGGCAGCCCGTCTGCTGACGATCTGGGCCGCCCAGAACCTAGACGCCGGTCACCGAGTCAGCCAGCAGGCGGCGATGGCTAAAACGTTCGCCACGGACGTCGCGATGGACGTGACCACCGAAGCCGTCCAGATCCACGGCTCACGCGGCTACTCGAAGGATTACCCAGTTGAACGGTATATGCGCGAGGCTAAGGGAACCCAGATCTACGAGGGAACCAACGAGGTCAATCGGCAGGTCATTGCACAGCACCTCTACGACGATTGA
- a CDS encoding thiolase domain-containing protein, giving the protein MRDAYLIGTGQSPYGSYPNESYRSLFQTAYEAATDSVDNGIDSDEIDEAFVGMISIGGRQLGLSAPAVTEHVGLHGIPTTRVENACAASGSAVRHAVQAVQSGMADVALAGGVESMTDLSSDTTRYWFGVSGETEWERMAGTTFSGVYAQIASAHMEAYGTTREQLSQVAVKSHSNGAKNPKAHLGFECSLEQAEGAPTIADPLTLYHCCPTSDGAAAVLVASEDVAAEYTDRPVRIAGVGAAGDGVGLFQRESYTNLPATRKAGQQAYKMAGVGPDDVDFAEVHDCFSIAEILAYEDLGFCEPGEGGQLIADGVTTLEGDLPVNTSGGLKSKGHPIGATGAGQLVEAFDQLRGEADDRQVEDARCGLTHNVGGSGGAAVVHVLESPEEMEVSA; this is encoded by the coding sequence ATGCGTGACGCATACCTCATCGGAACTGGGCAGAGTCCGTACGGCTCATACCCGAACGAGAGCTATCGATCGCTGTTCCAGACCGCCTACGAAGCGGCGACAGACAGCGTCGACAACGGCATTGACTCCGACGAGATCGACGAGGCGTTCGTCGGCATGATCAGCATCGGCGGGCGCCAGTTGGGTCTCTCCGCGCCGGCGGTCACCGAGCACGTCGGCCTGCATGGAATTCCGACGACCCGTGTCGAGAATGCCTGTGCGGCCAGCGGATCAGCGGTTCGTCATGCGGTTCAAGCAGTCCAATCGGGGATGGCCGATGTCGCCCTTGCTGGCGGCGTCGAGTCAATGACCGACCTCAGCAGCGACACGACTCGCTATTGGTTCGGCGTCTCTGGGGAGACTGAGTGGGAGCGCATGGCCGGGACCACGTTCTCCGGCGTCTACGCCCAGATCGCCAGTGCCCACATGGAGGCCTACGGAACGACCCGCGAGCAACTCTCCCAGGTCGCCGTCAAGAGCCACTCAAATGGAGCGAAGAATCCCAAGGCCCACCTCGGGTTCGAGTGTTCGCTCGAGCAGGCCGAGGGCGCGCCGACGATCGCAGATCCGTTAACGTTGTACCACTGTTGTCCGACGAGCGACGGAGCGGCCGCAGTCCTCGTCGCGAGCGAGGATGTCGCCGCCGAGTACACTGATCGACCGGTCAGGATCGCGGGTGTCGGGGCGGCCGGCGACGGCGTCGGACTCTTCCAGCGCGAGTCCTACACCAACCTCCCGGCGACGCGTAAGGCCGGTCAGCAGGCCTACAAGATGGCGGGGGTCGGCCCAGACGACGTTGACTTCGCCGAAGTGCACGACTGCTTCTCGATCGCTGAGATTCTCGCCTACGAGGACCTCGGCTTCTGTGAGCCTGGAGAGGGCGGGCAGTTGATCGCCGACGGCGTCACCACGCTGGAGGGCGATCTGCCTGTGAACACCTCTGGCGGTCTGAAATCGAAGGGTCACCCAATCGGCGCGACCGGTGCCGGCCAACTCGTCGAGGCGTTCGACCAACTTCGCGGCGAGGCTGATGACCGCCAGGTTGAGGACGCCAGATGCGGCCTGACACACAACGTCGGCGGGAGCGGTGGCGCGGCGGTAGTCCATGTCCTGGAATCACCCGAGGAAATGGAGGTGAGCGCATGA
- a CDS encoding zinc ribbon domain-containing protein produces MSDNPGIAAVGTYIPSIRLTAEAVDEAWNRFDGPGIQQTAVPDADEDTLTMAAAAARRALDASAVDAGDVASVTLATTTPPLEETDLSVRLAEFLALPDDVSHAMRTQSTNAGIDALAEAHTDDGPALVVASDAPRGDPSSAIDHAAGTGAAAFVLTDGGAAAIRESSTYATDYPGTRFREPGSRTVDSLDIGTYERSAYTDVIAGAVDGLDADPASFSAIALQAPDGRSPGRAAGAIGADTDAVQNYAVVHDIGDVGAASVPLSLAAALVDDADAVLAVGHGSGATATALIVDREDTIPGSPDSLDLTGKRTVSYSEYLRLRGEVTPGEPAGGGAYVSVPSWKRSIPQRYRLEAGRCPSCEALNFLPDGACRRCHELVEYDSVQLDRRGTVEAVSVISQGGAPPEFAELQARSGDYATAIVAFDGPDGDTASAPLLVTDTEPTTVEVGDRVEATIRQIYTQEGVTRYGVKVRPID; encoded by the coding sequence ATGAGCGACAATCCCGGAATCGCGGCTGTCGGTACGTATATCCCGTCGATCAGGCTCACTGCCGAGGCGGTCGATGAGGCCTGGAACCGTTTCGACGGCCCTGGAATTCAGCAGACGGCCGTCCCGGATGCCGACGAGGACACGCTTACGATGGCGGCGGCGGCCGCCCGGCGGGCGCTCGACGCAAGTGCCGTCGATGCTGGGGACGTCGCATCGGTTACGCTCGCGACGACCACGCCGCCACTGGAGGAGACGGATCTCTCGGTCCGACTCGCCGAGTTCCTCGCGCTCCCGGACGACGTTTCCCACGCGATGCGAACCCAGAGTACGAACGCGGGCATCGATGCCCTCGCTGAGGCGCACACGGACGACGGTCCGGCGCTCGTAGTCGCGAGCGACGCACCGCGGGGAGACCCGTCGAGCGCGATCGACCACGCTGCCGGCACCGGAGCGGCCGCGTTCGTCCTCACCGACGGCGGGGCCGCGGCGATCCGAGAGTCGTCGACCTACGCAACAGACTACCCCGGAACGCGCTTTCGGGAACCGGGCTCGCGAACCGTCGATTCCCTCGATATCGGAACCTACGAGCGGTCTGCGTACACGGACGTCATCGCCGGCGCGGTCGACGGTCTCGACGCCGATCCGGCTTCGTTCTCGGCGATCGCGCTCCAGGCACCGGACGGCAGGAGCCCCGGCCGCGCGGCTGGAGCGATCGGTGCTGATACGGACGCGGTGCAGAACTATGCGGTCGTCCACGATATCGGCGACGTCGGTGCGGCGAGCGTTCCGCTCTCCCTGGCAGCGGCGCTGGTCGATGACGCCGACGCGGTGTTGGCCGTCGGGCACGGAAGCGGCGCGACGGCGACTGCCCTGATCGTGGACCGGGAGGACACAATCCCCGGCTCGCCCGACTCGCTCGACTTGACGGGCAAGCGCACGGTCTCCTACAGCGAATACCTGCGGCTTCGCGGCGAGGTCACGCCCGGCGAACCGGCTGGCGGCGGCGCCTACGTGAGTGTTCCGTCGTGGAAGCGCTCGATCCCACAGCGATACCGGCTCGAGGCCGGTCGGTGTCCGTCCTGTGAGGCACTCAACTTCCTGCCAGACGGGGCCTGTCGCCGCTGTCACGAACTCGTTGAGTACGACTCCGTCCAGCTCGATCGCCGCGGGACCGTCGAGGCCGTCTCGGTCATCTCTCAAGGCGGTGCGCCACCCGAGTTCGCGGAGCTACAGGCTCGGTCGGGCGACTATGCGACTGCTATCGTCGCCTTCGACGGTCCAGACGGTGACACGGCGAGCGCACCGTTGCTCGTCACCGATACCGAACCGACGACCGTCGAGGTCGGTGACCGAGTCGAAGCCACGATCCGACAGATCTACACCCAAGAGGGCGTGACGCGGTACGGCGTGAAGGTGCGACCGATCGACTGA
- a CDS encoding SDR family NAD(P)-dependent oxidoreductase has protein sequence MAGTEFDIDGEAAIVTGASSGIGRAIAERYADNGVNVVVCARSVDDLEAVADGINESDRPGKALAVECDITDWDMVESVAEATIEEFGSIDVLVNNAGASFRAPFEEFSQNAWSTIVDINLNGTFNCIQVVGEYMREAGDGTIINISSVAGRDGAPDMAHYAASKAGMNNLTRTLAYEWAEYGIQVNCIAPGLIATEGVESQMGISVDDIDLEKTDRQIGVPDEIARVAQFLASPAAQYIQGETITVEGVPRIARTRHHQE, from the coding sequence ATGGCAGGAACTGAGTTCGACATCGACGGCGAGGCAGCGATCGTGACCGGGGCATCGAGCGGCATCGGCCGAGCGATCGCCGAACGGTACGCGGACAACGGCGTGAACGTCGTCGTCTGTGCACGATCAGTAGACGACCTCGAGGCGGTCGCTGACGGCATCAACGAGAGCGACCGGCCGGGCAAGGCGCTCGCGGTCGAGTGTGACATCACCGACTGGGACATGGTCGAGAGCGTCGCGGAGGCGACCATCGAGGAGTTCGGGAGCATCGACGTGCTAGTCAATAACGCCGGCGCGAGCTTCCGAGCCCCGTTCGAGGAGTTCAGCCAGAACGCCTGGTCGACCATCGTCGACATTAACCTGAACGGGACGTTCAACTGCATCCAAGTCGTCGGCGAGTATATGCGAGAGGCCGGCGACGGGACCATCATCAACATCTCGTCGGTCGCGGGTCGCGACGGCGCCCCGGACATGGCCCACTACGCCGCCTCGAAGGCCGGGATGAACAACCTCACCCGAACGCTGGCTTATGAATGGGCGGAGTACGGAATCCAGGTCAACTGTATCGCCCCCGGCCTGATCGCCACGGAGGGAGTTGAGAGTCAGATGGGGATCTCGGTGGACGACATCGACCTTGAGAAGACCGACCGCCAGATCGGCGTCCCGGACGAGATCGCACGCGTCGCACAGTTCCTCGCGAGTCCAGCTGCCCAGTACATTCAGGGCGAGACAATCACTGTCGAGGGCGTCCCCCGGATCGCACGGACGAGACATCACCAGGAGTAG